The Verrucomicrobiia bacterium region ACATCCGCACCCGCGCGCTTGATGGCGAGGAGCGATTCGTCGCGCGTGCGCTCCAGGTCGAGCCAGCCCAGACGGGCCGCCGCATGGATCTGGGAGTACTCTCCGCTGACCTGGTAGGCCACCAGGGGCAGCCGGGTTTCACGCCGCAATTCGGCAATCACGTCAAGGTACGGCCCGGCGGGCTTGATCATCAGCATGTCCGCTCCCTCGGCTTCATCCAGCAGCGCGTCGAGGATCGCCTCGCGGCGGTTGGCGGGATTGATCTGATAGGTCCGCTTGTCCAGGGAAGACGTCCCGGCAGCCGCCGCGCTGCCCACGGCGTCGCGGAAGGGTCCGTAATAGCTCGAGGCGAATTTCGCGGCGTACGCAAGGATCCCGGCATGCACGTTCCCCGAGTCATCGAGCGCCCGCCGAATGGCCCCCACCCGGCCGTCCATCATGTCGCTCGGCGCCACAAAGTCCGCACCCGCCCCCGCATGCAGCACCGCCATGGCCGCCAGCAAGGTTACCGTGGCGTCGTTGTCCACATCCCGCCCATCGGCCGTCAATACACCATCATGACCGTGGCGGGTGTAGGGATCCAGGGCGACGTCGGTAAACACCAGCAGATCGGGTGCGGCGGACTTGATTGCACGGACGGCGCGCGGGATCAGGCCCTCCGGATCCAATGCCGCGGATCCCCGGTCATCCTTCAACCCGGCCTCCGTCACGGGAAACAGGATCACGCCGGGAATGCCCAATGCCGCAATTGCGACGGCCTGCGCACCAAGATCGGCCAGCGGCCAGCGAACCACGCCGGGCATGGAGTCCACGGGATCCGGCCCCGGTCCACCGTCCTTGACGAACAGGGGGGCAATCAGGTCGGTGGTTTCCAGCCGGGTTTCCTCAACCAGCGCACGCAGGGCCGGATGCCTCCGCAAGCGGCGGGAACGACGGGCGGGAAACGACGAATGCATCGGGTGCGAGGGTATGCGGCGTCCCCATGACGGCAACGGAGTTTGTGTCGTCCGGCAGGCCGGGGGGGCGGCGTCCGCCAAGTTGGCATTGGAATCACCACGCTCCGCGGCCTAGCCTCGGGACATGGGTCCTCGACGCCCGTCCCTGATGCCCGCCCTCGCCGCCGTCCAGCTCATGCTGGCGGTGGTGCTGGCGGCACTGGCGGCGCTCCACATCTACCTCACGGTGCTGCACAATCGGCAGGCCCGCCGGCTGAAGCAATGCGAGGTCAACCGGCAGGCCTTCAACGGGCTGGTGCGCGAAACCTTCGCCTACGCCAGCCGCGTCAACCCCGCCCTGCTTCCCGATCTCGCCGCCGCCGGCTTGCGACTCTCGCCGACGACCAACGATCCGGCCGGGGTCCCGGTGACCCCGAGCCGCCCATGAAGGATCCGATGGAAACGTCGCCTTCCACCCCGGAGATCCCCGCCGAGCTCGACTCGCTGAGGCTGCAGGTCGCCGAGCTTCGCGGGACCGTACGGCTGGTGTTGCTGGGGCTCATCCTCACGACCGGCGGCCTGTGCCTGTTCCTCTACCGCCAGACCAAGCTGCTGCGCCACCAGGTGCTCGTGCAACAGGCCGCCGTGGTGCGCACCGAAGCGGCCATTGCTCCGGCACTCGGCCTGATTCCGAAGTTTCAACAGGTGGCCTGGAAGCATCCCGACTATGCGAGCAACGTCCTCGCGAACTTCGGGCTTCGGGCCCTCGCGCCGGACGGCCCGGCATCGGACACCGCCCCCACCTTGACACCCTGACGCGACGCCATGGGGCGACAGCAGGTGGGGTGAGGCGCTGCCGTACGCGCGGGCACCGGTGTGACGCCGCCCCACGACGGCTTCAGCCCACGAATCCCGTTCAGGTCCGCGGGCCGGACTCCTCGGGCAGCCTCCGGCCGCATTCCATGCAGAACCGGGCCTGCGGGGGATTCACCCGCGAACAGGCGGCACACGTCATGTGCGCCTTGAGGTGCCGGCGGTGAATCACCAGATTTCTGAGGTACGGGATCCAGTTGAACGCATTTGCGAAGATGAACACGGAGTTCCGGGCCGAGAAGATTGCGTAGGAAAGCAGCAGCCACGATCCCACCAGACTGAGCCACCAGAAGGCGGCCGGCACCACGACCTCCTTGCGCTTCTCCGTCGCATACCACTGGACCAGGAAGCGGGACATGAACGCCACGTTGCCCGTCCACCCCACGACCTTCCACCAGT contains the following coding sequences:
- a CDS encoding lipid-A-disaccharide synthase N-terminal domain-containing protein, whose translation is MDSLQSLIWHDGKLFGIEWHWWKVVGWTGNVAFMSRFLVQWYATEKRKEVVVPAAFWWLSLVGSWLLLSYAIFSARNSVFIFANAFNWIPYLRNLVIHRRHLKAHMTCAACSRVNPPQARFCMECGRRLPEESGPRT
- the hemB gene encoding porphobilinogen synthase, which produces MHSSFPARRSRRLRRHPALRALVEETRLETTDLIAPLFVKDGGPGPDPVDSMPGVVRWPLADLGAQAVAIAALGIPGVILFPVTEAGLKDDRGSAALDPEGLIPRAVRAIKSAAPDLLVFTDVALDPYTRHGHDGVLTADGRDVDNDATVTLLAAMAVLHAGAGADFVAPSDMMDGRVGAIRRALDDSGNVHAGILAYAAKFASSYYGPFRDAVGSAAAAGTSSLDKRTYQINPANRREAILDALLDEAEGADMLMIKPAGPYLDVIAELRRETRLPLVAYQVSGEYSQIHAAARLGWLDLERTRDESLLAIKRAGADVLVTYFAREVAAGWPR